From Echinicola soli, a single genomic window includes:
- a CDS encoding SusC/RagA family TonB-linked outer membrane protein, whose protein sequence is MLTTLQAREKLEMKQTLTLNFKEIPLSRFIDEVEKSSDYRFIFKLDDVDLDHSFDLKVVEQPIETILDLALSNTGLAYKVLDYRIYLTVKDTVSPSNTGIAPIGNPVTVSGTVTDENGQALFGAIVVEKGTTNGVTTNYEGEFTLNVSSPEVTLAISYIGFLSQEIPLNGRKTLRVSLQEEVAGLDEVVVTAFGLKQDKKALGYTSQDLDPKELSQSRETNFVNGLSGKVAGVNITNSPSGIGGSSLITIRGTSSLDLSKNSPLFVVDGTPVSNGFFSPRGDGTRDVDYGNDAGEINPQNIASINVLKGPAAAALYGSRAANGAIIITTKKGDTDGLLKVSLNSSVGVETLLTMPEWQNEYGQGNNQEFTFVDGSGSGTNDGLDESWGPRLDAGLMVPQFDSPRTDGTRGGDVDVSNADIVPTPWISHPDNVRDFFQTGLVLNNGIAVSKGGKFGSFRLAYQNLDQKGIVPYTDLKRNNINLSASLDLAKGLKLNTRINYLKQDSDNRPSVSYGTENIMYLWVWYGRQINTASLKNYWQEGLEGSQQFNYNYNYHDNAYFNVYENTNTQDKDRLYGNINLSYDFLDHFTVMLRTGRDFYRDLRTKRRAFSTQRFPRGYYREDDIFYEEINTDFLVSYQNSFNGIWKVDLSVGGNRLDQQRTYNRTMADELINPGVYSFNNARSQLKVVESDQDRRVNSLYGFGRFSYDEKLFLELSARNDWSSTLPSNNNSYFYPSANLSMLLDRYLKLPEAISFAQIRTAFAAVGNDTDPYRNGQPVYNNGGTYAGYPILSESSTITNANLKPENTSSFEIGADIRFFDDALGLDIAVYKNITTNQILNVPSDIASGYSNRAINLGKVENRGVELILNARPIYKQHFKWNVTANYSSNRSKVSDLSGIDYTIVENKAFIQAREGGSISAMYGRGFQRVDDHSSPYHGQIIYDSSGAPLRTDGLEYQGDYAPDFMLGIQNQFRINNFDIGFLFDIRKGGMIVSRTKVVGSLAGQLKETLVGREEGLIGEGVVETSPGVYAPNETKVSARTYYHNYYKSDNVEASKYDASYIKLREVGIGYTLPSSISEKFSLDNVRVSLTGRNLALWTENPHFDPETLSVEGGTLNPGYEYMSLPSTRSFTVNININF, encoded by the coding sequence ATGCTTACCACTCTCCAGGCCAGGGAAAAACTGGAAATGAAACAAACCTTGACCTTAAATTTCAAGGAAATCCCCCTCTCCCGGTTCATCGATGAAGTAGAAAAGTCCTCGGACTACCGGTTCATTTTCAAATTGGATGATGTTGACCTGGACCACTCCTTTGATTTGAAGGTGGTGGAACAGCCTATCGAGACAATCTTGGACCTTGCCCTCAGCAACACTGGCCTGGCATATAAGGTCTTGGACTACAGGATCTACCTTACCGTTAAAGATACTGTTTCCCCTTCCAATACGGGAATTGCCCCAATAGGTAACCCGGTTACCGTTTCCGGTACGGTAACCGATGAAAATGGCCAGGCCCTTTTCGGGGCAATTGTAGTTGAAAAAGGGACTACCAATGGTGTAACCACAAATTACGAGGGGGAGTTCACCTTGAACGTTTCCTCCCCGGAAGTGACCTTGGCCATCAGTTACATCGGCTTTTTGTCACAAGAAATCCCGCTAAATGGGAGAAAAACACTAAGGGTAAGCCTGCAGGAGGAAGTTGCCGGCCTGGATGAAGTCGTCGTTACGGCCTTTGGCCTCAAACAGGACAAAAAGGCACTGGGATACACTTCCCAGGACCTTGATCCGAAAGAGCTCTCCCAATCCAGGGAAACAAATTTTGTCAACGGGCTTTCAGGAAAGGTTGCCGGTGTCAATATCACCAATAGTCCCTCCGGGATAGGCGGCTCCTCATTGATTACGATCAGGGGGACTTCTTCATTGGACCTGAGCAAGAATTCACCCTTGTTTGTCGTGGACGGGACTCCTGTCAGCAATGGCTTTTTCTCTCCCCGTGGTGATGGCACCAGGGACGTGGACTACGGCAATGATGCCGGGGAGATCAATCCCCAGAACATCGCTTCCATCAATGTGCTCAAAGGGCCGGCTGCCGCTGCCCTCTACGGCTCCCGCGCCGCCAACGGTGCCATCATCATCACCACCAAAAAAGGGGACACTGACGGATTGCTCAAGGTCAGCCTCAACTCCAGTGTCGGCGTGGAGACCTTGTTGACCATGCCGGAATGGCAAAATGAATATGGACAGGGCAACAACCAGGAATTCACCTTTGTGGATGGCTCGGGAAGTGGCACCAATGACGGATTGGACGAAAGCTGGGGCCCCAGGCTGGATGCCGGCCTGATGGTCCCCCAATTTGATTCTCCAAGGACTGATGGGACCCGTGGTGGAGACGTGGATGTCAGTAATGCTGATATTGTCCCCACCCCTTGGATATCCCATCCGGACAATGTCAGGGATTTCTTTCAGACAGGACTGGTGCTGAACAACGGCATAGCAGTATCCAAAGGAGGAAAGTTCGGCAGTTTTAGGTTGGCCTACCAAAACCTGGACCAAAAGGGCATTGTCCCCTATACGGATCTTAAAAGGAACAACATCAACCTCTCGGCCAGCCTGGACCTGGCAAAAGGATTGAAATTGAACACCCGTATCAACTACCTGAAACAGGATAGCGATAACAGGCCATCGGTGAGTTATGGTACCGAGAACATCATGTACCTATGGGTATGGTACGGAAGACAGATCAACACGGCAAGCCTGAAAAATTACTGGCAGGAAGGATTGGAAGGATCCCAGCAGTTCAACTACAATTACAACTACCATGACAATGCCTATTTCAACGTATATGAAAATACCAATACCCAGGACAAGGACAGACTATATGGCAACATCAACCTTTCCTACGATTTTTTGGACCACTTTACGGTCATGCTGCGAACGGGAAGGGATTTTTACCGGGACCTGCGTACCAAAAGAAGGGCCTTCAGCACCCAGCGTTTCCCAAGGGGCTATTATAGGGAAGATGATATTTTCTACGAGGAGATCAACACGGACTTTTTGGTGTCCTACCAAAACTCCTTCAATGGTATTTGGAAAGTAGACCTTTCGGTAGGCGGAAACCGGCTGGACCAACAAAGAACCTATAACCGGACGATGGCCGATGAGCTGATCAACCCGGGCGTCTATTCCTTCAACAATGCCCGGTCCCAGTTAAAAGTGGTGGAAAGCGACCAGGACAGGCGCGTAAACAGCCTTTATGGCTTTGGTAGGTTTTCCTATGATGAAAAACTGTTTTTGGAGCTTTCAGCAAGAAATGATTGGTCGAGCACCTTGCCAAGCAACAACAACTCCTACTTTTACCCATCCGCGAATTTGAGCATGCTGTTGGACCGATACCTGAAGCTACCGGAGGCCATTTCCTTCGCACAAATCAGGACTGCCTTCGCTGCTGTCGGCAACGACACGGATCCTTACCGCAACGGTCAACCGGTATACAATAACGGAGGCACCTATGCAGGGTATCCCATACTGAGTGAATCCTCCACCATTACCAATGCCAACTTAAAGCCGGAAAATACTTCATCCTTTGAGATAGGTGCGGATATCAGGTTTTTCGATGATGCCCTGGGACTGGATATTGCTGTGTATAAGAACATCACCACCAATCAAATCCTAAATGTACCTTCGGATATTGCCAGTGGCTATAGCAACCGTGCCATCAACCTGGGCAAGGTCGAAAACAGGGGCGTCGAACTGATCTTGAATGCAAGGCCAATTTATAAGCAACATTTCAAATGGAACGTAACGGCCAATTACTCCAGTAACAGGAGCAAGGTAAGTGACCTGAGCGGTATTGATTATACCATTGTAGAGAACAAGGCCTTTATACAGGCCAGAGAGGGAGGTTCCATCAGTGCCATGTACGGAAGAGGATTCCAACGGGTCGATGACCATTCCAGCCCATATCATGGCCAGATCATTTACGACTCCAGTGGAGCCCCTCTCCGTACCGATGGCTTGGAATACCAAGGTGACTATGCACCGGATTTTATGCTGGGAATCCAAAACCAATTTAGGATCAACAATTTTGATATCGGCTTTTTGTTCGATATCCGCAAGGGGGGAATGATTGTTTCGCGTACCAAGGTGGTCGGCAGCCTTGCCGGACAGCTAAAGGAAACACTCGTTGGAAGGGAAGAAGGCCTTATTGGTGAAGGAGTAGTGGAAACCTCACCGGGTGTTTATGCGCCCAATGAAACGAAGGTAAGCGCCAGGACCTATTACCATAACTATTACAAAAGTGATAATGTAGAGGCTTCGAAGTACGATGCGTCCTATATCAAACTTCGGGAAGTTGGTATTGGCTACACCCTTCCTTCCTCCATCAGTGAGAAATTCTCGCTGGACAATGTAAGGGTTTCCCTGACAGGAAGGAATTTGGCCCTATGGACAGAAAACCCCCACTTCGACCCGGAAACCCTCTCTGTAGAAGGCGGCACGCTCAATCCGGGATATGAATACATGTCCCTTCCCAGCACAAGGTCCTTCACCGTTAATATCAACATCAACTTTTAA
- a CDS encoding SusD/RagB family nutrient-binding outer membrane lipoprotein produces MYLNRLNRTYTLAICLLGISCTADFEDINTDSKRPVATTPDLLLPGIIKSTASAWGARGGEEGLVVTQHAGEIQSTNDDTYRWNPNPQPYTEGYNTLRDVYNLIEVSKDAEGLSGYYGIGLVLRCWNYQFITDTYGDIPYLEAVQGKTEGNFFPAFTPQAEIYQGMIDDLVLANQVLSRDGISISGDILYAGDLEKWRKFTNSLRLRLLMRISDVDPETAQAGIREIVGNPESFPVFESNEDMATLQHDIENPPSRYTTRVGSFDSYRLSRTLEQRLKAMTDPRLKVFAQPISASGKNIYSEDWDDYAGIQNGLSAEDSEGYSPTGDPAKSGSNFISRLGILYACQECNPLSSPLAAQTVIMTYSEVEFLLAEAIQRNILPSGNAEEHYKNGIKGSFDYYADRTTVGGWDDITNALKSLDMDNYFSQENVAFSGNPTGDLQKIYLQKWISQFYTGMEAWSQWRRTSQPEVIPGPDAANDQKVPVRFLFPNEIKATNSQHYESAVLNMGGDYLTTRLWWDIADNQ; encoded by the coding sequence ATGTACCTTAACCGTTTAAATCGCACTTATACTTTGGCCATTTGCCTGCTTGGCATTTCGTGTACTGCAGACTTTGAAGATATCAACACCGACAGCAAAAGACCGGTGGCCACCACGCCCGACCTGCTCCTTCCGGGGATCATCAAGTCCACGGCCAGTGCCTGGGGGGCACGTGGCGGAGAAGAGGGACTGGTCGTTACCCAACATGCCGGTGAAATCCAATCCACCAATGATGACACCTACCGGTGGAACCCAAATCCCCAACCCTATACCGAAGGGTACAATACCCTTAGGGACGTCTACAACCTTATCGAAGTATCCAAAGATGCCGAGGGACTTTCCGGTTATTATGGAATCGGCCTGGTCCTGAGATGCTGGAACTACCAATTCATAACAGATACCTATGGGGACATCCCCTATTTGGAAGCAGTCCAGGGGAAGACAGAGGGAAACTTTTTCCCTGCCTTTACGCCACAAGCAGAAATTTACCAGGGCATGATCGATGATTTGGTTTTGGCCAACCAGGTCCTGTCCCGCGATGGGATCAGCATTTCCGGGGACATCCTTTATGCCGGAGACCTTGAGAAATGGAGGAAATTCACCAATTCCCTAAGGTTAAGGCTATTGATGCGCATTTCCGATGTGGACCCGGAAACTGCCCAAGCAGGTATCCGTGAAATCGTGGGCAACCCTGAAAGCTTTCCCGTCTTTGAAAGTAACGAAGATATGGCCACGCTACAACATGATATCGAAAACCCGCCAAGCCGCTATACCACCAGGGTCGGTTCCTTTGACTCCTATCGGCTGAGCAGGACATTGGAACAACGGCTAAAGGCCATGACCGACCCCCGTTTAAAGGTGTTCGCCCAACCCATCTCCGCCTCGGGTAAAAACATTTATTCCGAAGATTGGGATGATTATGCGGGAATCCAGAATGGGCTTAGCGCCGAAGACTCCGAAGGCTACAGTCCAACCGGTGATCCGGCAAAATCGGGATCCAATTTCATTTCACGTCTGGGTATTCTCTATGCTTGCCAAGAGTGTAATCCCCTATCCTCGCCCCTGGCCGCCCAGACGGTAATCATGACTTACTCGGAAGTGGAATTCCTCCTTGCAGAGGCCATCCAGCGGAACATCCTCCCTTCGGGCAATGCCGAGGAACATTACAAAAATGGTATTAAGGGATCATTTGACTATTATGCTGACAGGACTACCGTTGGCGGTTGGGACGATATCACCAACGCTTTGAAGTCCTTGGATATGGACAATTATTTTTCCCAGGAAAATGTTGCTTTTTCAGGTAACCCAACCGGGGATCTTCAGAAAATATACCTGCAAAAGTGGATCTCCCAGTTCTATACAGGCATGGAGGCGTGGTCGCAATGGAGAAGGACGAGCCAGCCTGAGGTCATACCTGGACCCGACGCGGCCAACGACCAAAAGGTGCCCGTCAGGTTCCTTTTTCCCAACGAAATCAAGGCCACCAATAGTCAACATTACGAGAGTGCAGTATTAAATATGGGCGGTGATTACCTTACCACACGTCTGTGGTGGGACATCGCCGATAACCAGTGA
- a CDS encoding purple acid phosphatase family protein: MKLPYVIIAFLFWLSYTDTHGQGKAPEHLILTPYDDPARSQAITWRTSVPVENPVVEIIQATAAPYDTVGLRCIKALSHQVAGSDGQMHYYHSAEIDNLSPGVLYRYRAGTAPGLWSPWNQFQTVVKDDPTLEFIYLGDIQNDILSWGTRTIWAGHRKAPGADFMLFAGDCVDNGHNDGQWTEWFGALGRVGETMNIVPVTGNHEYDRMEEAKDEKTLSTFWQAQFALPENGVGHLSESVYFIDYPAMRLIVLNSMVALSSEEELKLQTEWLERTLAGNDKKWTVVTFHHPLFSARDGRYGDYPALRKYWKPLFEKYRADLVLTGHDHMYGRSANQMESKTLGENETGPVYVVSVAGPKMYGLKEEKRWMDRAAVNAQLYQIITIDGDKLAYRAYTATNRLYDSFDLVKQEQRFNRIDEHISFDLPSEHRFPNGRYTNK, from the coding sequence ATGAAATTACCTTATGTTATTATTGCCTTTCTGTTTTGGCTTAGCTACACCGACACCCATGGGCAAGGCAAGGCTCCTGAACACCTCATCCTTACCCCTTATGATGATCCTGCACGTTCCCAGGCCATCACATGGCGAACCTCAGTTCCCGTTGAAAACCCTGTTGTAGAGATCATCCAGGCCACTGCGGCTCCCTATGATACGGTTGGGCTCAGGTGCATCAAAGCCCTCTCCCATCAAGTAGCGGGCAGTGATGGTCAAATGCATTATTACCATTCCGCCGAGATTGACAATCTTTCCCCCGGGGTGCTTTACCGGTATCGTGCCGGAACAGCACCTGGTCTTTGGAGCCCTTGGAACCAGTTCCAGACCGTGGTTAAGGATGACCCAACACTTGAGTTCATCTATTTGGGCGATATCCAGAACGACATCCTTTCCTGGGGAACCCGTACGATATGGGCCGGCCACCGCAAGGCACCAGGTGCAGACTTTATGCTTTTTGCCGGAGATTGTGTGGACAACGGCCACAACGACGGACAATGGACAGAGTGGTTTGGGGCACTGGGCAGGGTTGGCGAAACCATGAACATTGTCCCGGTAACCGGCAACCATGAATACGACCGCATGGAAGAAGCCAAGGATGAAAAAACCCTGTCCACGTTTTGGCAAGCGCAGTTCGCCCTGCCCGAAAATGGAGTGGGCCATCTTTCAGAAAGTGTTTATTTCATTGACTATCCCGCCATGCGGCTGATCGTGCTCAACAGCATGGTCGCCCTGTCTTCAGAAGAGGAGTTGAAGCTACAGACTGAATGGCTTGAAAGGACACTTGCCGGCAATGACAAAAAGTGGACCGTGGTCACCTTTCACCACCCCCTATTCAGTGCCCGGGACGGAAGGTATGGCGACTATCCAGCCCTTCGGAAATATTGGAAGCCCTTATTTGAAAAGTACCGTGCTGACCTTGTCCTGACCGGACACGACCATATGTACGGGAGGTCCGCCAATCAAATGGAATCAAAAACCCTTGGTGAAAATGAAACAGGCCCTGTTTACGTGGTTTCTGTGGCAGGCCCCAAAATGTATGGACTAAAGGAAGAGAAAAGGTGGATGGACCGGGCAGCTGTAAATGCGCAGCTGTACCAAATCATTACCATTGACGGGGACAAACTGGCGTACCGTGCCTATACGGCGACCAATAGGCTTTATGATTCCTTTGACCTAGTAAAACAAGAACAACGGTTCAATCGCATTGATGAGCATATTTCATTTGATTTACCCTCAGAGCACCGCTTTCCCAATGGAAGGTATACCAACAAATAG
- a CDS encoding calcineurin-like phosphoesterase C-terminal domain-containing protein: MYMIKPMICAFTFLMVLATPFPFKAYAQDKVSGYVFEDLDRNGKRGQNEKGLAAVSVTNGQEVSQTDETGKYILPASNDMIVSVIKPSGFAVPVNDHFQPQFYYIHKPGGSPETGEKGVAPTGDLPTSVDFPLISQKEESDFSVLVFGDPQADDLVNAGYFEKAIVDEVIGGRGAAFGISLGDLGARHLFPKYIASIGKIGIPWYNILGNHDMNPGDTDKLTDETYEASFGPANYAFNYGNAHFIVLDDVISPDPNGRRSYIGGFRDDILTFVKNDLKYVPKDKLVVLAFHIPIYEFEKGPDQFIQGDREKLFGLLQGYDHSLSLSGHTHSENHHFFTPEEGWPNAGFHHHYNPGATSGSIYIGPKDSYGTPSSIMRDGTPKGYAFLNITANSYSYEYMPSGNNNWKMSVHLPKIVPQTKKYRGEVSVNFFQGSPRDSIKYRIDEGEWKTLERSPEYDKFLLDIHYEWDHAEELPWGIRPSTPLISSHIWRGRMPSDLPLGDHTLEVMATDWLGRTYRSSRTFKIVPDHK, from the coding sequence ATGTATATGATCAAACCAATGATTTGTGCCTTTACATTCTTGATGGTACTGGCAACGCCATTCCCCTTTAAAGCCTATGCGCAGGATAAGGTGTCCGGCTATGTATTTGAAGACCTGGACCGAAACGGTAAAAGGGGACAAAACGAAAAGGGATTGGCCGCGGTCAGTGTCACCAATGGCCAAGAAGTTTCGCAAACTGATGAAACCGGAAAATATATACTTCCCGCATCCAATGATATGATCGTATCGGTCATCAAACCCTCAGGATTCGCCGTACCTGTAAACGATCATTTCCAACCCCAATTCTATTATATCCATAAACCAGGTGGATCGCCGGAAACCGGTGAAAAGGGTGTTGCCCCCACAGGTGATCTGCCCACATCAGTGGACTTCCCGCTTATCTCCCAAAAAGAGGAAAGTGATTTTTCGGTATTGGTATTTGGTGATCCTCAGGCAGATGATCTCGTCAATGCCGGTTACTTCGAAAAGGCCATCGTCGATGAAGTCATTGGCGGAAGGGGAGCTGCTTTTGGTATAAGCTTGGGGGATCTCGGGGCACGCCATTTGTTTCCTAAATACATCGCAAGCATTGGCAAAATAGGCATCCCTTGGTACAATATATTGGGAAACCATGACATGAATCCTGGCGATACAGATAAGCTGACCGACGAAACCTACGAGGCCAGTTTTGGTCCTGCCAACTACGCCTTCAATTATGGCAATGCCCATTTTATCGTGCTGGACGATGTCATCTCTCCCGATCCAAATGGAAGAAGAAGCTATATCGGAGGATTTCGGGATGACATACTCACCTTTGTCAAAAATGACCTGAAATATGTCCCCAAAGACAAGTTGGTTGTACTGGCCTTTCATATCCCCATCTATGAATTTGAAAAGGGGCCCGACCAGTTTATCCAAGGCGATCGTGAAAAGCTTTTTGGGCTGCTCCAAGGGTATGACCATTCGCTTTCCCTTTCCGGACATACCCACTCGGAAAACCATCACTTTTTCACCCCTGAAGAGGGCTGGCCCAATGCAGGTTTTCACCACCATTACAATCCCGGCGCCACCTCTGGCTCAATTTATATTGGGCCAAAGGACAGCTATGGCACTCCCTCAAGTATCATGCGCGATGGCACACCAAAAGGATATGCCTTCCTCAACATCACAGCAAATAGCTATAGCTATGAGTATATGCCATCTGGGAACAATAATTGGAAAATGAGTGTCCATCTTCCCAAAATAGTACCCCAGACCAAAAAATACCGTGGCGAGGTATCGGTCAATTTCTTTCAGGGCAGCCCAAGGGACAGTATCAAGTACCGGATAGATGAAGGAGAATGGAAAACGCTTGAACGAAGCCCTGAATACGACAAGTTCCTTTTGGACATCCATTATGAATGGGACCATGCCGAAGAACTTCCCTGGGGGATCAGGCCTTCTACCCCATTGATTTCCTCGCATATCTGGAGGGGAAGAATGCCGTCTGACCTGCCTTTGGGCGATCATACCTTGGAGGTCATGGCCACCGATTGGCTCGGCAGGACCTATCGTTCTTCCAGGACCTTCAAAATTGTTCCTGACCATAAATAA
- a CDS encoding TlpA family protein disulfide reductase — protein MKQFLIFVSLILLGCSCQKENDQKMTIEGMITGTVPGRIEYTVPLNGITYFGFENSVQPDSLGHFKISLSLDKASFIELSNGHKPYGTIIAEPGMHYNVQIKQEKENTRFTVGSKNSKGQELYNQNPNRSMLSGHFELEARNYSEDSVPGEIKKGIGKSRLRNVAKYDSLLDAGIISKRFHELVIADQDYFYAGARASIALMNYLLSERNKNILTEEEYTRLWGDTFKEFPVTDPNLMRSPWFFYYVKSYLWYKDFVDGHVEPEELSETRKQGLIHTRHIDLAKKYLTGKQLEYYCAAYIYLEAINKNYEKELVTIFEQFEKENQSSEYIPYIESEIIPIIAFHRKQDEALNENTHILEDADNINSLKEAVKSINSQKVYVDIWATWCGPCKQEFKHNGRLYDLLNNENTTMLYISVDKDDKVEKWKEMIKYYQLEGYHLKASKELYKDLRRLRGKDTFGIPWHILTDGNGNVIEKYAGPPSDIQTLEKQLKDN, from the coding sequence ATGAAACAATTCCTGATTTTTGTATCCCTAATACTATTGGGCTGTAGTTGCCAGAAAGAGAATGACCAAAAAATGACCATAGAGGGAATGATTACGGGTACCGTACCAGGGAGGATTGAATACACTGTTCCCTTGAACGGGATTACCTACTTCGGATTTGAGAATTCCGTCCAACCTGATTCACTAGGTCATTTCAAAATATCCCTATCGCTGGACAAAGCAAGTTTTATAGAATTATCAAATGGCCATAAGCCATATGGAACCATAATTGCAGAGCCAGGGATGCACTATAATGTCCAAATCAAGCAGGAGAAGGAAAATACCCGATTTACCGTTGGATCAAAGAACAGTAAAGGGCAGGAATTATATAATCAGAATCCCAACCGAAGTATGTTGTCAGGTCACTTTGAGTTGGAAGCCAGGAATTACAGTGAGGATTCCGTACCCGGTGAAATTAAGAAGGGCATTGGAAAAAGCAGATTAAGGAATGTTGCAAAGTACGATAGTTTACTGGATGCAGGCATAATCTCAAAAAGATTCCATGAGTTGGTGATCGCTGATCAGGATTATTTTTATGCTGGGGCCCGAGCGAGTATCGCTTTAATGAACTATCTATTGAGCGAGCGTAATAAAAATATATTAACCGAAGAGGAATATACCCGATTATGGGGGGACACTTTTAAAGAATTTCCCGTTACCGATCCAAATTTAATGCGTTCACCATGGTTTTTTTATTACGTGAAATCATATCTATGGTATAAGGATTTTGTTGATGGGCACGTGGAACCTGAGGAGTTGTCTGAAACCAGAAAACAAGGGTTGATTCACACCCGTCACATTGATTTGGCCAAAAAGTATTTGACCGGAAAGCAACTTGAGTATTATTGCGCTGCATATATTTATTTGGAAGCAATCAACAAAAACTATGAAAAAGAACTGGTTACGATCTTTGAACAATTTGAAAAAGAAAATCAATCCAGTGAATATATACCCTATATAGAATCGGAAATTATACCCATCATTGCTTTTCACCGAAAGCAGGATGAAGCGTTAAATGAGAATACCCATATCCTGGAAGATGCAGACAATATAAATTCGCTTAAAGAAGCCGTGAAATCCATAAATTCCCAAAAAGTTTATGTTGATATATGGGCCACGTGGTGTGGGCCGTGCAAACAGGAATTCAAGCACAATGGCAGATTATATGATCTATTGAACAATGAAAATACCACTATGCTTTATATTTCTGTCGATAAAGATGATAAAGTAGAAAAGTGGAAGGAAATGATAAAATATTATCAATTGGAGGGATATCACCTTAAGGCCAGTAAAGAACTTTATAAAGATTTGAGGCGCTTAAGAGGAAAGGACACTTTTGGAATCCCTTGGCATATTTTGACTGACGGGAATGGAAATGTGATTGAAAAATATGCGGGTCCTCCCTCTGATATTCAAACGTTGGAAAAACAGTTAAAGGACAATTAA